The Toxorhynchites rutilus septentrionalis strain SRP chromosome 1, ASM2978413v1, whole genome shotgun sequence genome contains the following window.
ccccgtttcatatccctcctaaccgatctataaacttttacttagtcgcggcaatatatacacacactcttCACAGATACACGggtcaaaggttgtgcagtccactgatcattcaacaagagccaaaggttgtaccgctcatgacaactctacacgaactgatgattgcgccggctagtgaccattctatcctggattcctcgagtcgagaaagacgcaccgcgctagatatgaggtacagactaggggggcgttgctgattaatggtcagctgcatcccaataggaagtatcccgtgtcgggcacacgtacagagcattggagacagcaacatcccaattacgaaaacttgtaatactaacctcgagccaaccgcgagtaatcggttacatattactaacatagataataagaaatattgtcatagtattggactcccggccccgtgaggctaacgccatatgagccttgataaaaatatatattttggaaaaaaatataactaaagggttactctaaagaatcaatcATGATAataattttgacataggactatgtgtttgatttgtatatAGGGAGTCACTCTAAgcaaaatgtaacgattcattaggagttttcaaacgcatattacacgaaatggttattgcgacatatgttgtgttatatatcattatacAGGAAACTTATCCAGAATttctttttgcttgaaacatgaactatattcactgttcatgtttcaagcaaaaaaaaagttaacaattgagTATGTTTTCTTTCAAATGCACTATCCagtcgcttcctccccgacgcaacgagcaacatttttgcctaaatttgggcgttagctcataatgtgagttgatgcgtaaaatgaattattctccatctaCCGATTATAGGGATTTATTTtatattaggggctgtccacataccacgtggacaactttagggggggtagggaaTACGAAAATGTCCAAGCTTGTCCGTGGTGAGGGGGGTGGGGgtacagataatgtccacgAGGACGCGTTAAACAAATATTCTTTAAAAGTACATTCAgatttgttttaaaaaataaataaaatctgttCCGCATTTTCAAGAGTGTTGAAACTTTCCGCCCATTTTGAGTTCTCCATATTTATCCATAGAATGGTCATgtcgaatatttttccatatcatcGAACTTCTTCACTGAACTATGTATTCTGAATGAAACTTACATAAACGGTTAGCGATCAAGCTTCCATTGGTAGTGGAGGATCATCGTTTTCAACTTCTAAGCTACGTCATATTTAAGCATAAACAGAACTCTGTGTTCTAGGTCCAGGTGTTCACGAGAGTAAATTTAACATGGCGAACTGCTGATACATTTTTATCCGCAACATCCCATGTTGATAACTTGATGAAATGAAGGACTTAGCGAAACGAGTGCTATCCAAATCTCTATAATACCTGCTCAAAACAGAGTTCTGCACTTTTGTATTGAAAGAAGCAGATTTAGTCCACCTTTTCTGATGGACAGTACTCTCGTTCCCGAACTTCCCGAATTTGGCGACATTATCTTTGATACAGCTGAGTTAGGTATGCTCATCACCGGAGAGCAGCtttttaacacattgcggaacgctcacgagatttctagtgtttcgtgttccgtctgttacggatggatcacgaaatatcccgcgttttctacacttgaaagtTAGATCCTTGGTTTGCTAAGAATCTAATGAGGTCTACACGTGTCTAGTGCATGTCTGAAGAATTTTctatgacgaaaaatccctcagCTAACAAAGGAATGGAACCCGAAGCTCCCGGCATGATATGCGTGAGGCTAACCACTTGGCAACGGGAACCACAAGCATCATATAATCAGATTTGAAACAAATAGCAATGTTtcatttctagaaaaaaaagtgaGAAGGAATGACTAAAcgcagtttttttcatttttcttttgtttaatttttatttgccATAATTAAAGTCATTAAGTAACTAAAAAACATATACAACTCTCTTCATTTCTATCAGCAGTTCTATTGCTATGTAATCTCCTCTCCTCTAAACGTTGTATTTACCCAGTGAACGGGACAGATCCTTCATCGAGTTTTAGAGCCAGAGTGGGAACGTGAAGAGGATCGCGAGCGGGAGCGTGAGTTAGACTTTGAACGAGAACGACCTTTGTTGTCTTTTGATTTTGATCGACTGGTTGAACGACGCTCCGATTTGGAACGAGAACGAGAGCGGGCCGTATCCATGCTTTGTTTTTGATCACGTTTTATATCAGGATTACTCGAGCGTGATCGTGAACGATGGCGTAGTGTTTCATTCTTGGATTCCCTAAGATGCACAGACGAGCGCGAACGAGAGCGTGATTTGTTATCCTTTGAGTTGGATCGCGAGCGAAACCGACGTTCTGACTTTGAACGAGATCGAGAACAATATTTCTTCGCATCGCCATTGAGCGATCGGGAGCGTGAACGAGACTCGTCACGATAACGTTTCTGTCGTTCGTAGCGTGGTTTTTTCGGCGACACTGATCTGCTCCTTGATTCTGAGCGAGTGCGATAAGAACTGCCAGATCGTGATAGAGAACGACAACGCGATCGTGATCGGGAGCGACTGTCCAATGAATGAGATCGTCCACGCTTGTTGCGACCTCCATCGTCCTCTATCAATCGAATACGACGGCCATTTAATTCGGTGTCATCCATTTTATCGATCGCCTTCTCCATATCTCTCCTCGTTTCAAACTCGACTATTCCTTCATTCTTCCTTGGCCGATGGGTATCGGTATAGATGACTTCCCCGGCTTGACGAAGGTAGTCTTTTAAATCCTGCCAGCTTACACTTGATGAGACATTCTTCACAATCACACGATACTTGGACCTTCTCATAGGCCCGTACCGAGATCCACCCCGGGCCTTTTCAGAGCGTCCACCCCGTCGTACATCACCTCCACGGGGTTTCCCTCTAGCTTGCTCAACGGACACTCTTTCGCCCAATAGATCTTGGCCGTCCAATTCATAGACGGCATCGTCCGCATCTTGGTGGTCCTCGAATTCCACGAAAGCATAGCCGTTTTTAATCATGATGTCACATATCCTTCCGTAGCCTTTGAAGAACCGTTCTAAATCACGTTCCCGTGTATCACGGGGTAAACCACCAACGTATACTCGTGAGCCAACCATtttcgattgattttttttggttctCTTTCGCAACGTTCTGTTGTCTGATGAATCTAGCCAGAGTACAAGCTTTTATATCGATTAATAGCCCAAATTACTACCCATGCTCGGGTAGATTATTCGGAGTTTGCGGTATATTGTACTCATTCAAATGGATACACTAGATCaggtaacatttttttgttttgttttgttgctcCTTACGTTGCTGGGTTGGACGAATAATCTACCTAGACTGCACGCTCGTAGCGTATTCGAGAAGAGCGCAAGTATATTAGCTATTGCATAACATtattgtgaaattttgtgtaatttaatatacagtgactcaaatccgtaatcgtactctaccatgcagatctcttctcccttcttttgaaagtcgaaaacaagttttcggaacattctatttagataaaatcatagtgttatatgagagttaaaaggtttgctatctgttttcagaataatggtttttatttctctaaaagtggcg
Protein-coding sequences here:
- the LOC129761095 gene encoding serine-arginine protein 55-like, whose product is MVGSRVYVGGLPRDTRERDLERFFKGYGRICDIMIKNGYAFVEFEDHQDADDAVYELDGQDLLGERVSVEQARGKPRGGDVRRGGRSEKARGGSRYGPMRRSKYRVIVKNVSSSVSWQDLKDYLRQAGEVIYTDTHRPRKNEGIVEFETRRDMEKAIDKMDDTELNGRRIRLIEDDGGRNKRGRSHSLDSRSRSRSRCRSLSRSGSSYRTRSESRSRSVSPKKPRYERQKRYRDESRSRSRSLNGDAKKYCSRSRSKSERRFRSRSNSKDNKSRSRSRSSVHLRESKNETLRHRSRSRSSNPDIKRDQKQSMDTARSRSRSKSERRSTSRSKSKDNKGRSRSKSNSRSRSRSSSRSHSGSKTR